GTTCCGGTCTGCAGGCGGCCACCTTCGCGAATTCCGGGAGCGAGGCCAACGATCTGGCCACGATGATGGCTCGGCTGCACACGGGCCGTTCGCAGGTACTGGCCTTGCAGAATGGCTACCACGGCGGGACGCAGACGACGATGGCGTTCACCGCCTTGGGGACCTGGCGGTTTCCGCTTCCGACGCCGCAGGATGTTGCCTTCTGTTCGCCGGGCTATTGTTATCGTTGTCCGTTTGGCCTGAGCCATCCCGGCTGCGATCTGAAGTGTGCCCGCGGCGTGGAGGACACGATTCGTTACGAGACGTGTGGGGAGGTGGCCTGCTTCATTGCCGAGGCGCTCCAGGGTGTCGGCGGGGTGGTGGTGCCGCCGCCGGGTTACTTCCAGATCGTGTATGACATTGTTCGCCGGCACGGTGGTTTGTGCATTGCCGACGAAGTCCAGGCCGGGCTGGGTCGCACCGGGCGGCACTTCTGGGCGTTTGAGAACTGGGGCGTGGTACCGGACATGGTGACGGTGGCTAAGGGTATCGCCAACGGGGCTCCGCTGTCCGCCTGCGTGACCCGGCCGGAGGTGGCCGCGAGCATGACACGGCGGCTGCACTTCAATACCTTTGCGGGTAACCCGGTTTCGGCGGCCCAGGGGCTGGCGGTGCTTCGGACGATCGAGGAGGAGGGTCTGCGTGAGAACGCCGAGGGCGTGGGGGCCTACTTGAAGGAGGGCCTGCTGGCGCTGCAGGAGCGATGCGCGCTGATCGGCGAAGTTCGGGGCATGGGGTTGATCATCGGGATTGAGCTGGTCAAGGATCGGGTCACCAAGGAGCCGGCGGGCATGGAGGCGGCCGAGGTGTGCGAGCGGGCCAGGGACCGCGGTTTGCTGGTGGGCAGAAGCGGGCTATCTGGTAATGTGTTGCGTCTGACTCCGCCGCTGTGCCTTACCCGTGACGACGCGGAGTTTGTGGTTGGCTGCCTGGCCGAGTGCCTGGCGGGGCTTGGTGGCTGAAAACCGTCTGGCGAAACGAAGCCAATTGAGGGGTGGGCGGTCGGCAGTCAGGCTTTCAGAGCGCCAAACGAAGCCAATTGAGCGGTCGGCGGTCGGCGGACGGCGGACAGCAGTCAGAGACTATGAGCGTGCCCTCCCGGGCGGGGGAGGCTATCGGGATTTCAAAGAGCTGGGAGGCGGACCGCAGGGATCGTCCTCCATACTCACAACACTTGTCCTGTCCCGGACCCGGAGAAGCAGCAGCGATCAGCAAGTCCGAGCCGAAATAAACGGTGTACCGTTATCCGAGTAACTGTTTGCCGTCCGGTGGTCGGTTGGTCACGACGTGTTGATCAGGCTCGAAATAAACGGACCTGTCCCGTTATCCGAGCGGTCGGACGGCTTAAGAATGAACCTGACACTCTTTTGGGGTCAGCGGGGGAGGAGTCCGTTGTCTTGGAGGTAAGCGAGGACGTTCGCGGCCGCTTCCTGGGGGGTGGTTTGGTGGTTGGCGAGGACGAGTTCCGGCTTGAGTGGAGCCTCGTAGGGGTCGTCCACGCCGGTGAAGCCCATGCCCTTGCCGGCGGCCAGGGCGGCGCGGGCTTTCTTGTAGAGGCCCTTGGGATCGCGTTGTTCGCAGATTTCGATGGGGACGTCGACGAAGACCTCGATGAAGGGCAGGCCGGCTTGCTCGTGGATATTCCGGGCCAAGTCGCGGTCCTTACGGTAGGGGCTGATGAAACTGGTCAGGGAGAACAACCCGGCGTCGGCGAAGAGCTTGGTGACCTCGCCGATTCGGCGGATGTTCTCTTCGCGGTCGGAAGCGGAAAAGCCCAGGTTCTTGTTGAGTCCGTGGCGGATGTTGTCTCCATCGAGGACGTAAGCCAGCCGGCCGGAAGCGATCAGGGCGTGCTCGACGGTGTAGGCGATGGTGCTCTTGCCGCACCCGCTCAAGCCGGTGAACCAGATGGTGGCGCCCTTCTGGCCGAGGAGCTTGTGGCGATCTTCGCGGCCGACGTGTCCCTCATGCCAGGTGATGTTGGTTGCCTTGATCTCGGTCATTCCGTTTGCTCCTCGTGCCGTGTTTGGATGGGCCGCTCCTGGAGGGGCCGCTTGTTTGACGGAAGGGCGATACTATAGGGAGGGTGGGCGGCAGACTCAAGCCGGGCGGGCGTCGAGGGTGACGAGGTGGAGAGGGTGGGGGATGATGGAGGCCTGGATGAGCTCAGTTCTGGTCCGCCCGAAGGGTAGTTGGCCGGACGAGGCCCTGGGGTGGTGGGTCATACGCGGGGTTCTGGTTGCTTGTTTCCGAGTTCCCAGGAAGGGATCATGGCGGCCATGAGGCAGGCGAAATCGGGGAAGCGTGTCGGCTATGGCGGGCGGCAGCGACCTCGCTATGTGCTCGGGCTGATGGCCGGGACGAGTGGCGACGGTATTGACGCGGTGTGCGTTCGGATTGACGGACATGGCGAGGACATGCGGGTGCGGCTGGTGCGTCATGATCACCGGCCGTTCGCGGCGGCTCTTCGGCGGCGGTTGATGGCGGTCATGGCTCCAGCGGTGGCGCGTACGGAGGAGATTGCCCGGCTTCATGCGGAGTTGGGTGAGGCTTTTGGCGTGGCCGCTCGCAAGGCGATCGAGGCGTGTGATCGGAAGTGGCGTCCGACGCTGATCGGGCTGGCTGGCCAGACGGTATGTCATCTTCCC
This window of the Phycisphaerae bacterium genome carries:
- the cysC gene encoding adenylyl-sulfate kinase, yielding MTEIKATNITWHEGHVGREDRHKLLGQKGATIWFTGLSGCGKSTIAYTVEHALIASGRLAYVLDGDNIRHGLNKNLGFSASDREENIRRIGEVTKLFADAGLFSLTSFISPYRKDRDLARNIHEQAGLPFIEVFVDVPIEICEQRDPKGLYKKARAALAAGKGMGFTGVDDPYEAPLKPELVLANHQTTPQEAAANVLAYLQDNGLLPR
- a CDS encoding aspartate aminotransferase family protein, with translation MVNTGEPSDSRPLLPPCDHAPARYTGPGPEEILALRRDYLGPGVFTYYRRPLCIVEGHLQYVWDDAGCRYLDAVGGIASISVGHCHPQVTAAASEQLGRLVHTTTLYLHPTVVALARVLAAHMPDGSGLQAATFANSGSEANDLATMMARLHTGRSQVLALQNGYHGGTQTTMAFTALGTWRFPLPTPQDVAFCSPGYCYRCPFGLSHPGCDLKCARGVEDTIRYETCGEVACFIAEALQGVGGVVVPPPGYFQIVYDIVRRHGGLCIADEVQAGLGRTGRHFWAFENWGVVPDMVTVAKGIANGAPLSACVTRPEVAASMTRRLHFNTFAGNPVSAAQGLAVLRTIEEEGLRENAEGVGAYLKEGLLALQERCALIGEVRGMGLIIGIELVKDRVTKEPAGMEAAEVCERARDRGLLVGRSGLSGNVLRLTPPLCLTRDDAEFVVGCLAECLAGLGG